The genomic region GAAAGCGTTGTTTTACGTAATGAAAGCGTTGTCCTTTTTGACAGAAGCGTTGCCCTATgggacaaaagcgctaaactatttgtgttatgtgttttctcagttttggtcatttttgaggtattttccTGAATTGATTTTGTACccgaggctttatttgaggtctgttattattttccagttttgggtttgatcaattttgatgtattttgattgtttAAGTATTTTTACTTCTCTACGCCATtgtggatattttagactctcttccatgtggatagacCATGGATGTTTGAGATGATTATTATGCTATTTTGGACCAACAAGTgggtaggccttgttgtgatgttatcttttatttgatgccAGCATTTGATAgtttgatatgcctttgtttattgttggccaagaggctcatttttctatattgatgttgttgtaaccttgcatatgttgtgagagtatgtgtggaattttttggctgcattgagtattattttcatgtattatGTTGGTAgatcctcttgtgatttattgttgggccatgttagaaggagtgggcttccttgtgatgactggggtcatgaaagataggattgcatgaggttccttgtaaggatgcgtgAAGTCTAggccaccagggcacattggagttttccatgatttgtcaataagtgataacctaataattgatgggttgggtagctagattaattaataaagatgataaattgatttgagcctcatgacttagtcctagggaggatgttttaggataagcatgagaaggtcatgaagatagtaagctaatctcccttagtctctcataggttgagatggctccacatgtccatcaggccagtgccttgtgttattatattattatgttatgaggatggcatgtgatgagactccactcctacatgtgtttcccctttatgatttacaattatgcttattggatgcattcatgtcttgatgagttttatgcctctgggagttcattcttgcttgagagtccttgtgtggttagtctctttggttagagtgtcagcttaggtttagagtgtgtgttggggccttgtgtcatctcctagaatggggggtggttcctttggttccacatggtcgagaggttggttctttttagccattgggatgttctcttggattcttcttgcgtggaagTGGATTCTCCTTCATGATGGTCTATGGATGtgccttgtagcagatttatgtaatgaataagattaaatgtatgtaatgtaatattttgtatatagtaaatggattcttgtagtataaagagctatgctcatgatgtatttaatgtactcgtatttgtaagatgaattgtagttggaattaAGACATAATTgtaattgtactattgtagagatgtgatcttatgaattatggaaataagtggattatagttggaatagaatggatttGCATTATGGACCAGtggtattatttcatggaatgattagaggctagttagaatgttaaataatcttgaaagaggaacatttgtagattaataaatgaatatgttataagatgttaattggatctagtaaagatgaatgattcatatagatgcattagtAGAAAGGAAAATTATGCATaccatgaggaataagtaatgtgatagttgcatatctcatggttagggaGTTAGATTATGATGcattaaatgaagatgaaatatacctatcatgtgtgtagtatgttattgtggtgatgaattaagtaatgatgttgaagtaccctagggaaaggttaatggtgttatgttatttccgcttacattatttgatgaaatgagaaatgatgtatgttcatattggttaaatggttaatgaatgtaaatagacagacatgttatgtgttgcattagttgttattagatgttaattaagaaaaaaattatctccattttcaTATTACTGTTTAGTTTCTTtaaggtattttggtgggcattacagaaACCagcagaggagaatattgtaaggttgcaaaacttcttttgcgacagtgatttcatttgtataattGAGCTTTattttgttttcactaagttggagcttagtgtaggggttgtagctcctctaggttgtagcctataaactgTGCAaggtttggtgctcctttgagttggtgctcataaatcaggggttggtgctcctagggttggtgccctaaatattgtaatcaaagatttattgtgaggctagattagagcagaagatctccaacaactattctcaccgaggtttttcctacattgggttttcctcatatatatttgGTTTTGTGTGGtgtattcttgtgcatgtgttatgttaatattttagcaagtctattcacacaccttgtttgcactgTTTGAGTTACCAATTAGCACTCAGTCTGTTCTATATAATACCGGTATCTTCTTGctgaagaaaaagtgtttaaatcactgattcacccccctctcagtgatctattgtgtCCAacatagttatattatcttgagagttaacccctctttgtggtttttcccttattgggttttccacatataaaaatatttggtgtttcttatgtggttgcgtTATGCAATTTATTTCAATGTTTTCAAGGATAATTAAGATCATGTTAAGATCTACatatcatttattttagtatttgattggaatattgattcaccccccttctcagtttttcGGTCTGTTCAACATTAGGTTATGTCAAAGATTCAAAATTTAGTTAGTTAAGACAATCTTTCTTATACATGTAAGTGTTGTTAATTATGACTAATTTTATGACAATTGTTAGGTGTATAAGGACACCTTTCATACGTTATaatagtaaattttgggtgcccaaGTTTGAAGGTATGTGTAAAGGGATAGAAAATGATGTACAAGTGTCATTTGCATGCTTATAGGTGGTTGGAAAATGAGACACTTGGTTTTGGATGACCCATCTATTTTGGGTTTGCCTCCTTGCTCGGTTCATCTGCAGTTGGAGGTCTTCGAGAGCTTATTGTATCAATTTTTATGAGAAGTATTTTGTAGGTGAAGTTGACCTGCCAAAAGAATTTTGAGTGTATGATTGATCGTATTATACTCCATTTTAAGAAGCCTAGAGTTGTCATTATCTATTGTGCTTTTGAAATGTGAggattttctcccaaaagggttttccccacatatatCATGCATTCATTGTTGTAATATTTATGTATGTTCATTATCtctttttgcatgtgtttcttTTACTATAGCAGTTAACATTTGTACGAAATTTTTTCATAATCTCCCTCACTAGGTTAGTGTTCAGAAGCATTTTCCACACTtagcttcctttcaaaaacttgccTTGAGACATGTATGTTAATGATATAAGAGGAAAGAAAATTGTTtaaccaaatatgtctagataccTCTTCAAAATTGTGGACCATAGAAATCAATACTTCAAGACTAGGGGTAGGGATGGTATTAATTTCTCTTAATGGTGATAAAATTTGTATGGCATATAAACTTAAATTTTAAAAACATGAATAATAATAGAGAATATGAAGCACCATTGCTAGGCCTCAAATCTACACAAGATATAATTATTGAGTTGAAAGAGCTTGGTGATGTGGAACTAATAACTTTAAACAAGCCAAAAAATAATTTCGAGTTAAGATTGATCAATtaaagaaattttgaaacaaattattgGATGGGATTGAATACTTTGACTCTTTTTCCATAGAAGCTATTTATAGGGAGTATAATTTAAAAGCTAATTATGTAGCAACTTTTGcctctcttctttttcctcattttgattttaatatttaacaattttccctctcatttagcatctattattcatttttatttgatAAACATTATAATGACCACTTGTGACTAACTGGCACACAAATTGTTCTTGATGCTACGACTCATTTCACATTTAGCCTATTTAAACCCAATCAACACGACTCCATTTTAGACCATCTAAGTGCCTAGGACACCATTGCCCCTATGGTTTCATCCCTTGATTTACATTACTATATATGACCACATCTACAATTTGTCTAGTCTTTtccaatttaaaatttgaatttccaCATTAGTTCACATCCCTATTCTCTCTTATGCCTAGATTTCCTTAAATGATcacaaaattatttattaaataaaaggaATTCCTTCATAAATTGGTGATGGCAATTCGCAACAAAAAATGGTAAAACacacaaaaagataaaaaaaacttaacaaaaaaaatgtaatagTTATTACTATATTTATTAGCTACATTTCACTCTCTTCAAGGTTTAAATCCTTGCACAAATCCAAGGTATCAACTctccaaatatttttaaaattgtgtGGGGTTTGGTCATCATTAGGGAAGTTTTTCTATGTAGATTCATTAAGACAAGTCCATGAAGGTGCCTAGGACACCACCCCATCAAGAGAGACAATTTTTAGTACAAATAATAGGTCCAAGGCTCAATTCTCATCGGTCGGGTTTAAATGGTGGTTGTATTTTTTGAGCTCGTATAGTCGACTCTTAGGAACTAGTCTCACCCTAGTTCACCCCACTCGTACCCCAAAACTTGGCATAAAAGGTAAACCCAAGGCAAGGTGTGGTTGGGTCACTAAGCTAGGTTGCAGAAATACCCCAAggcaaaagaataaaataaaacaataggtTGTATAGTTTGAAGGGGCACTACAATAGTCATACAAATGTCACTATACCAAAGAAAACATAATCACATGCAAATTCATCCTCTTGACGTATAGAATGAGAGAATAGAAGGCATATGAAAAATGCAAATTCTATATGCCTCGTCTTAATCTAAAGCATAACAATAGAGTTGCAtccaatatcaaaatgacaaaattctCCTAACTCTACTCTTTTATTTTTCATCTATGAGCAAAATCTCCTCTCCTTTTTACTTTAAAATTGTAAAGCATAGTTATTGTTTATTAAGTTTACTCATATTAAAAAATTTAGTTAGATAATATAAGGGTAAAATTTGCATACCTATGCCATTTCCCATTTGATTTGTGTATATTTTGGGAAGTGctttgatatatatacatatgtacaaatGATACAATTTTATGCAAAGTTGAGTCTCTTGCCTTATGTTATGCACATACTTTATTACACATTTTTTTTATGCATTTGCCCCTTATCCCCTATCACATGTTTACACATCCATACACTTTTGCCAAATCCAATTTTTTATCACTCTTACATTCACTCATTTTCATGCATATGTCGACCACCAAGATCTAGCCCTTTTTTGGTACCACGACTAGTTATTAGTCATAGGGTTATCCTCTCTATTATAGACCCATCTCACATAAATTAATAAAAACTAAACTCAAGTATTACTAACTTTCCACCTTTATCCTCCTTGCCTTGGGTTAGCTTATTACAAATTTGCACAATAAATTTCTCTGTCCTTGTATTTATGGACATTACATGCATTCATTATTATCACATAGTACATAAGGAGAAATCATTCATTTGTATAATTTAATTGGtgttctaaaataaataaatgtctACACAAGTATTCTAAGAGCATTTTCATGGTTAAAGAGTGTTGTTTTTTATTATTGACCATATAGATTCATGAAGATTGACCTAGAAGAACATATCCTCTTATGATATATTGACAGCCTCacaaaattatttataatattttatgttCACATATATTAGAAAGTACAAACGAAATCAAGATACACCTAACAAAGTTGATACCAAAAGCCTACATATTACATAGAACAAGTTCATGGGTACAAGACAAGTTCACAATTATAAATGTCTTCCTAATAGTTATACTCATCCTTGCATGATCACAAATGAATGTTTAAATTCCCAAACAATTCACCACTCTAATACCTAGTGTAATGATGAGAAGTAGggttcacaagtttatgcatgcaaaaTAGGAATTAAACCTATCTCTAATGATAAAATTTGGAAGGAGAATGGATCCACTTGGCTCAATCTCAAATATGATTCAAAAGGACTAAGCATAAGGTGAATTCAGCACTCCTTGAATTGGAGTTGAATATGAACTATGTTTAAATATAAATTGAAAGCAATATCTAAGGCTAGAGATGTGAAATTGATAATAATCAACATGCACAAATAGTCTTAGATCAAACATGCAAACATAAAGTATAGATCTAGAAATAGGAAGCAAAGATGAACCTATGTTTGAAATATGGGCTCGAAAATGTTGGACAATGGTGCTTGGGGCGACCTTGTCCATGGCCTCGAATACCGAGTACAAAGATATTTTTTCAAAATCAAGATGTTGTTTTGAATATTTCCCTAAAGTTTTGTTAGAAAAGTGTTGAACAATGGCTCTTGGGGTGACCTTGTCCTCCAATTTCTACCTTTGTAAAAGTTGATTCTATGCATCTCTGTCtgctcttcttgaatctatatttgttgtcTCCCGAATTTGTCACCTGCTTACAGTAGAAGGAAAAATGTTGTTGGGTTGATATGGGATTACCTAGGTCAAACCCCacatttggaattaaccctataactgaattgaaattaaaatggaAAGCATGCCTAAAAAGTcaaaggctagatctaaaattgaaatgttataccttcatGAGTCTTTCTTTGAAGTCTTCATGAAAAGATTGACGTTGTCATGTAGGAATGGAAAAATGTCTTCATAagaacttgatcatggatgccatcttgaatgtttgaaatctGAATGCTTGACTTCTCCTTCATTGCCTTAATAAATGCTTGATTGATTGCTCACTTGAATTCATATAATTGAGTGGAAAACTTAATGGAGAGATGTAAGATAGATGTCTCAAATGAGGGGGTAAGGCTTGCTTTTATACCTCACCTCATGAAACATGTTTGAAATCATGAAGCACACTGACACGAAAAAGGAATTTCCACCAACATTTTTCGACAATTGAAGGGTCCAAAATTGGGCCCCTTTAGCTTGGACAAGGGTGCTTAGGGTGCCATTGTCCAAAGACAACGATGTTTTGGGTCCCCTTGTCTAGCCTATCAAGGCTGAATAAGGACTAGACAACAAGGTAGAAGATGGGGATGACCAATTGAAACTTATGTGAGCAAAATCAAACATGGTCATAGCACAAAAGGCCACAATGCtcaagtgaggcctaagtgagtatggaattgtatagggatacaatttacgacgctacacctacTTTTATAAATTTGAAGACATTAAATTTACACTTATATCAATATTAGAACCATTTTCACTATCAAATTATGTACAATTTtccatttatattaattaattatttattttcatcTCTCCTTTAATCACctgattatatatatttaattagatAAGCCTTAATCACACAACCTAGATGCCACAAAGGCCATAAGCTATTCATTGGTCTCTTATTATGAGCAGACAAGCATCCAAACATATTAAGCAAACCCATTAAGCAAACCCATTGACTTAAGGCTACACCACTAAATTCTAAGCTATTAAGCTAATATATACTGATCAGAAATAACCTTGAAATAGCGCACACACCCTAAAACGATCATAAATTGATCCAAATCAATCTGAGTTGAATTGCACTAAGTTGTGCAAATTGTAGGCACTGTCAGCATTACATGATTGTCCCATGACAGGCTGTAGTGTTTGTGACGTCTATTTGATGTGATTTGCAGTACAATATCCCAATGAAGTTTTCGGTCCCACTCACTCTAGGTTAAAAAGGAATTCCACATATTCTAGGAGACACTAAGTACGATTGGGCcaaatgattcctcaaaatccGTTTATTTGGAGAGTCCTATCTAGGTCCAACAGCCTCCGCCCATCCAAATTAAAAAACATTGTAACTACAACTTTTTAAGGTCCGCATCCTATCTTTCATTTTGTGTTTTAACTGCAGCTTACACAATCTAAATTAGTGTATATAATACCGCCCACGGTTAAAGGCATGATAAGGTCCAAGAAATACAAACCAACTTGGGTGAATAATGCAATTCCAGAATAGAGACAAGATGCTGAAATGGGTCAGAAGCAGAAAGCAGAAAACAGCGTATGTAGGATTCCAACCTAGATGCCACAAATATATTCTATTGTCTAACCCATTTTGGACAATATATATGCATAGCGACAATATGTTGAACAAAAATAATTGGCTAAGCTCCAAGTTGCCAGTCTACTCCTTGGGTGATTAAATATGGAGATACATCACTTACAGTGGCAAAATCTGTTTATTTCTGTGTTCATTAAATGCAGTTTAGATTCCAGAATCAAATGCCTAACTAATCAAACCAGGGAAATCAAATTTTAGAAGGTTTCATATATATGAAGAAATCATAGACAGAGGAATGCTTCGTATGTTATAACCACTCTACAGAAACCTGGATGGATTCCTGCAAACACTCGGTTAAAAACATGGATAAAGCTAAAAGAAATCAAGGACGCTAATGACTAACTTATAAGAAATATTTACATACAAATGTCTCTGAAGCTCATATTAATCAAAGGGACATTCTGATGATAAATTATACTATTTTGAAAAATCAGGCAAGATGATCAGATCATGTAAAGCCATTATAAGAAAGCACATACTCATCAATGATTGTCTGCAGAGCTATTTCCATACTTACATATCCTGAAGCTGCACAATCTAACAGTCTCAACATTTTCTAGCCGGTATGAGAACAAATctccaaaataaaaaatttgaatattTCTTGTTATCTAGAACAGTTTTCTTGTATAGAAAATCAACACTATAAAAAGGTGCACCTGTATATATACAATATGGAGGCGACGTATAAAGGAACACTGCTATTTCTCTAGCCATGGAAACTTGAGGTCATGCTTTTTAAGCATATATTACAATTCAGCCAACATTTTGGTCATGGAAAGAGAAGGCGTGCCTGGTACTAGTCCTTCCATGTTAGTACTGGTTCAGAAAGGCTTAATTGTTTTATTTGGGTTCTAATACATGCCATCACCCATGGAAAGGAATCCAAAATATTCCCCCAACCTGAATAGCAAAAATAATAAGTATAATGTCAGAAGGCCAATTCCTAGCAGTTTGCTTGGATGCATATTATTGCTTGGCAAAACTACCAGTACCCATAGAAGAGCAGCTGTGAGAAAACCTAATGTGTAAATAAGACTAGGATCCTCTGGAATTATATAAAAAGGCTGATTTTTCCAAGCTCCCAATACCAAAGACAACCCTAATCCAGCTAATGTATTAAACATAGGCCCTGCATAGCAACCTGACAATGCAATCTGCACTCCACTGCTACCGTTTAATGCCAATGCAATGTTAGACATCAGATCACCCATAGAGTTACCCCAAGCTAGAACTGTGAGACCTAGAAGTGAAGGGCTTATGCCCAGAATCGTCCCGAAGGCAACCAACAAAGCCACCAGCTCATTAGCAATCACATAAAACCACACAATGCTCATTAAGAAACCTCCTGCAACCCATGGAAACAAAAATTTGCGGGGTGGATGCTCCACCTTGGTTATATAGAAAGCCAGGGTTCCTAATGAAGCACCCAAAATTACACCAATAAAGTACACATATCTGCCAATTCTGATAGAGTTGATCTCTTGAAAATTCCAAAGAAATGCCAAAAGAGTTGGCGCTAGTATAGCACTTGCAATTGCAAAACCCCTTGACCACCGGTTCTCATCAACTATGGGAATTGTCAAACGCCTTGGTAAGAGGAGTGGCATCTCcaaaagaaataagaaaaatcTACAGCATGACTTGCTTGTCTTGATTCCTTCATTCCAACCCCATAAAGGCCATGGAGCCTCCCCTGACTTAACCAATGCCTGATCTGCATAAACAGAAACATTTTTTGTGCACATCCATTGTGGTGCAGATGTGGGTACAGGAAAGAACTCTGAATCACCAGCCAAACTTGTATCTGATTCTGGATCCAAAAGGGGTTGACGAAAACTATTGTCTTCAACATAAATGCTTTCAAGGACAGGGTACAAGGGTGTCATTGACTCAAAATCACTTTTTTTGCTTCTCTTCCTCAAGACCTCCTTCACAGCAATAGAAAAAACATATACAAAATATATGGAAACAAACCCCACTGCTCCCCACAGATTGATCTTACCAACAGTCAAAATCACATATAGTGAAGCAAGagtaaagagaaagaaagaaatatcTCTGACAAAGCAAAAGTGATCAATGGACACCCCAGTATCATCCACAAAGAGACAGATCGATCCAACAACAACACAGGTAACAAAAACAGCACCTCCTAGAACACTGTTCATGCCTATTTGCCCAGAATCTGCCCCTAAAAAGGCTGCAACGCTAGCAAACACATCAGGAGCACCATTTCCAAGAGGAAGAAGTGTGGCTCCTGCAACTGTCGGTGCCAATTTCAGCAGACTTGCTAGCATCTCTAAAGAACAACAAAAGAAATCTGTGGCAGTATTTCCCAGCATATAGAACAATGCCACTAGCCACAACCCTAGCACTATGTACCCCAAAACAGGGACTTTTCCACATGTACAGTAGAAGAACTCGATGTACTCAATAAACCCTCCAGAACTGCAATGATCTTTTGCCTTGATGTATTCACACTCACTCCCATAATTCAAGTGCCGTTTCACACCACTACAAAAATTATCATCCTCTTCATCTTCCGAAGCCGGCACCACGAGGTTCGGACTTTCGGCAAGTTTATGATGTTGGCCTTGTTCCATTGGAGTCGCTGCCACAAAATGCCTGATTTCTGACGAATTTTCTGATATAATTCTTTCTACTTGACTGAAATCAGTGTTTTCCTTCTGATAACCTTGTTCCATAGGGCTCACTGCCACCATATGCCTGATTTCTGAGGAATTTTCTGATAGAATTCTTTCTACTTGACTGGACTTAGTATTTTTCTTCTGATAACCTTGCAGCCTGAAATTGGACCTGGAAGTATGGAAGCTCCAACGGTACGAGGATGTAGAAATTATCCTTCTAAGGTTAAGAGGAGAGATAGGCTTAGTTtggttgaagaagaagaaaaacaataGAATAACAAAGACTAGGTTAAAAATCAGTCGCAATCTCTTGCTCCAATTTCTAACGCCGTCCATTGCCATGCTTCAGGGTTTTATAGCATATAAATTCTTCGTTGTTCTTCAACCAAAACCATGGTCTGCTCCATCAAGCTTTTAAATCATGATCTAGCCAAGGTTTCGTCATTTAAGACATACTTATTACGACAGAAGAATACATGAACAACACCCCTTTCTGTTGATTTCAGCACGAAATTTCAAACAGAAAGTTTACTTTGCAGAATTCTGCCTTGAAATCTTTCAACTGCGCCACTCTTTACAAAAAAACATACAAATTATCCCCAAAATTTAGCTTAATACTCAGTCTTTTGCCAAAAATAATGAAAGCCAAACTATTTTATCCCCTGCCCTTTTCTGTTCAGTTTCAGCACAAACATGAATTACCGCCTTTCCCTCGCGGATTTCTACCTTAAAACCTCCTATTTCTATCAAAAACACACAAGCAACCTCCCAATCTTTGACATTGCAGCTCAGCTTTATGCCAAAAGATTCGAAGACTCAATTTCAACAACGAAACATTCGGCTTCTCCCGTGCTACTCGACCTTAATTCCTTACAGAAATCATTCAAATAAACCAAAAATCTACCATTTGTCCTCAGCCTTAAGCCCAAACAATTAAAAGCCAAACTACTCAACACTTCCTTAGAAATACTCAGAAATCTAAAACTTAAATCTATGCCAGAAttgcttcaaaaattcaaaattgcacCTGCATTCAACGGCTCAGCTTCATTTGCACAACCCCATATACTCTAAACACTCTGCATCAATCCTCCATCTACAGACCAGAAGCTATTCACGGCAATAAGAAGCCAAAATTTGTCGCAGATTGTCCCATTCCTCAGCTACCGATCTTTTCTTTCCTTGCCTTTGCAATTTGATGCTGATTCGATACTTCAGAGCTGAGAAACACTTGTTTGCGGAAAGCGACAATTTTACCGAAAGCTCTGCAAATGGCCGGCCGGCAATCTATATTCTCACGCATTTGGCGTCTAGTAACAATCATCAAATCGGAGAGCTGCACTTACATGATTCGAGGGCAGCTGACAGAAAGTGAAGCATAAAGGGACTAGAAGTTTTCTGCTTCTAGTTACAGAGCAATTCGTGCAAAGCTTTCAGAGACGATTCAGATTTATTTCTCATAAGCAGATAAATCTGCCATAAGATTAAGGAATACTCTTTTGAGAATTATGCTTGACAAAAAACTACCCAACTGCTGGCATTTGTTTTTTCTTCAGATGTGGGAAATGAATCTGACACCAGACCAGAATTTAACTGCTGTGCGATTGCTACTGCAGTTGAATAGAAAATATCAGTTTGGGATTTGAAAGTCTTTTAGTTTGCAATTTCATTTTTTGGctctttaattttttatatttttattaattaaagtgCAAGAATTGTGGCAACTGTCACCAAGTAGAACTAAAGTTTGTGGAGTCTTTCTACCGACTCAGGGACGGTTGTAACACAATCATTGAAAATTTTCCACTTCtttaaaaaatgataataataaaaaaataataatatcttttTTTGATAAATTAGATTTAAGAGATTTGGTGATCAGTTGTACACATAATAATGTATTTAATGTTCTTTATATGTATAATTTAAGGTTTTATTTTAATACAATTTTTTGTAAGGTTATCTGTAAGGTTCTTTTTATACGAAATGGATGATCTATTTTAATTAACAGTCTATAATTGAGGAGAAAGATGCATGACAAAAGTAATTTTAATggtctatttatttttatttaaaaacaaaCTATTTTATGATAAAGaattgaaaaaatataatattgttATAGTGTTATATGAAATGGATAATATACTTTTTGTGATCAACTCTAAAAAGAGTCCATTTTCTTACTATCTTCTTTTGGTAGGATTTTTTTATT from Cryptomeria japonica chromosome 3, Sugi_1.0, whole genome shotgun sequence harbors:
- the LOC131046561 gene encoding cation/calcium exchanger 3, with amino-acid sequence MAMDGVRNWSKRLRLIFNLVFVILLFFFFFNQTKPISPLNLRRIISTSSYRWSFHTSRSNFRLQGYQKKNTKSSQVERILSENSSEIRHMVAVSPMEQGYQKENTDFSQVERIISENSSEIRHFVAATPMEQGQHHKLAESPNLVVPASEDEEDDNFCSGVKRHLNYGSECEYIKAKDHCSSGGFIEYIEFFYCTCGKVPVLGYIVLGLWLVALFYMLGNTATDFFCCSLEMLASLLKLAPTVAGATLLPLGNGAPDVFASVAAFLGADSGQIGMNSVLGGAVFVTCVVVGSICLFVDDTGVSIDHFCFVRDISFFLFTLASLYVILTVGKINLWGAVGFVSIYFVYVFSIAVKEVLRKRSKKSDFESMTPLYPVLESIYVEDNSFRQPLLDPESDTSLAGDSEFFPVPTSAPQWMCTKNVSVYADQALVKSGEAPWPLWGWNEGIKTSKSCCRFFLFLLEMPLLLPRRLTIPIVDENRWSRGFAIASAILAPTLLAFLWNFQEINSIRIGRYVYFIGVILGASLGTLAFYITKVEHPPRKFLFPWVAGGFLMSIVWFYVIANELVALLVAFGTILGISPSLLGLTVLAWGNSMGDLMSNIALALNGSSGVQIALSGCYAGPMFNTLAGLGLSLVLGAWKNQPFYIIPEDPSLIYTLGFLTAALLWVLVVLPSNNMHPSKLLGIGLLTLYLLFLLFRLGEYFGFLSMGDGMY